One region of Macadamia integrifolia cultivar HAES 741 chromosome 11, SCU_Mint_v3, whole genome shotgun sequence genomic DNA includes:
- the LOC122094274 gene encoding transcription factor ILR3-like isoform X1, with the protein MGSNPVSNYDWVNDVGGSDAEFNWALDGFNDLPNVGVEIADGYGDFGGGVENNNSRKRMRDESCTGIRSKASREKMRRDRLNDRFLELGTVLDPGRSPKSDKATILSDASRALVQLRTEAQQLKEANEKLQETIKDLKVEKNELRNEKINLKAEKEKLEEKVKAMSLPPVGFMPHPMAFSAAALAAQSQAASNKTAAPFPGFPGAAMWQWMPPAVVDTSQDHKLRPPVA; encoded by the exons ATGGGGTCCAATCCGGTGTCTAATTACGATTGGGTTAACGATGTTGGAGGTTCTGACGCAGAATTCAATTGGGCTCTTGACGGTTTTAACGATCTTCCCAATGTCGG TGTGGAGATTGCGGATGGATACGGAGATTTTGGTGGGGGTGTCGAGAACAACAACTCCAGGAAAAG AATGAGGGATGAATCATGCACAGGAATTAGGTCTAAAGCATCTCGGGAGAAAATGAGGAGAGACAGATTGAATGACAG GTTTTTGGAATTGGGTACTGTTCTTGATCCTGGCAGATCTCCTAAGAGTGATAAAGCTACTATTTTAAGTGATGCCTCTCGTGCTCTGGTACAGCTTAGGACCGAAGCACAGCAGCTGAAAGAGGCAAATGAAAAGCTTCAGGAGACAATTAAAGATCTTAAG GTGGAGAAAAATGAACTCAGGAATGAAAAGATAAATCTGAAGGCAGAGAAGGAGAAATTAGAGGAGAAGGTTAAAGCAATGAGTCTACCACCAGTTGGATTCATGCCACACCCTATGGCATTTTCTGCAGCTGCATTGGCTGCACAGAGTCAAGCTGCCTCAAACAAGACAGCAGCCCCCTTCCCTGGATTTCCTGGTGCAGCCATGTGGCAGTGGATGCCTCCTGCTGTTGTGGACACCTCACAAGACCACAAATTACGACCTCCTGTTGCCTGA
- the LOC122094274 gene encoding transcription factor ILR3-like isoform X2 produces MGSNPVSNYDWVNDVGGSDAEFNWALDGFNDLPNVGVEIADGYGDFGGGVENNNSRKRMRDESCTGIRSKASREKMRRDRLNDRSPKSDKATILSDASRALVQLRTEAQQLKEANEKLQETIKDLKVEKNELRNEKINLKAEKEKLEEKVKAMSLPPVGFMPHPMAFSAAALAAQSQAASNKTAAPFPGFPGAAMWQWMPPAVVDTSQDHKLRPPVA; encoded by the exons ATGGGGTCCAATCCGGTGTCTAATTACGATTGGGTTAACGATGTTGGAGGTTCTGACGCAGAATTCAATTGGGCTCTTGACGGTTTTAACGATCTTCCCAATGTCGG TGTGGAGATTGCGGATGGATACGGAGATTTTGGTGGGGGTGTCGAGAACAACAACTCCAGGAAAAG AATGAGGGATGAATCATGCACAGGAATTAGGTCTAAAGCATCTCGGGAGAAAATGAGGAGAGACAGATTGAATGACAG ATCTCCTAAGAGTGATAAAGCTACTATTTTAAGTGATGCCTCTCGTGCTCTGGTACAGCTTAGGACCGAAGCACAGCAGCTGAAAGAGGCAAATGAAAAGCTTCAGGAGACAATTAAAGATCTTAAG GTGGAGAAAAATGAACTCAGGAATGAAAAGATAAATCTGAAGGCAGAGAAGGAGAAATTAGAGGAGAAGGTTAAAGCAATGAGTCTACCACCAGTTGGATTCATGCCACACCCTATGGCATTTTCTGCAGCTGCATTGGCTGCACAGAGTCAAGCTGCCTCAAACAAGACAGCAGCCCCCTTCCCTGGATTTCCTGGTGCAGCCATGTGGCAGTGGATGCCTCCTGCTGTTGTGGACACCTCACAAGACCACAAATTACGACCTCCTGTTGCCTGA
- the LOC122093504 gene encoding LOW QUALITY PROTEIN: pentatricopeptide repeat-containing protein At1g50270 (The sequence of the model RefSeq protein was modified relative to this genomic sequence to represent the inferred CDS: substituted 1 base at 1 genomic stop codon), protein MLATAASRLTILLSNCQTVKHLKQIHSLFITKGLSQNFLRSKLLLFIASSLPQDHLAYVLSLFNQIEAPNTYLWNTMIRGFSASSKPEMSSVFFAKMRREGVLPDRHTYPLLLKAFSKSKNGNPNQIHGQVVKFGLDCDRFVQNSLISSYANGGFVDFACQMFGEIPEKDSIAXTAMIDGFVKNNRAKEGIEFFMKMRSEGVRVDEVTIVSVLCAVRMVGDVWLGRWIHGFYIESGRVNWDVYVGSALLDMYAKCGCCDDAREVFDDMSKRNVVSWSSLIAGYVQCNRFKDALFVFQDMLLEHVKPNQATLTSVLTACAQLGALDQGRWVHSYIDKNKVEMNITLGTSLVDMYAKCGCIDVAFTIFEKLPHKDLYPWTAMINGLAMHGHALSSLNLFSQMLMDGVQPNAVTFIGILCACSHGGLVDEGHRHFRSMSQVYGIEPNVDHYGCLVDLLGRAGQLEEGLKFIKNMPIQPSPGVWGALFGACMIHKDYDLGESIGKHLIELQPDHSGRYALLANLYSISHKWDEAAYVRMLMKGKGVEKKPGCSWIEVNGEIHEFIAFDELHSRSKDLYRILDDITIQMKLVGYVPNTALLVLESIID, encoded by the coding sequence ATGCTTGCGACCGCAGCCAGTAGGCTCACCATCTTACTATCAAATTGTCAAACCGTAAAGCACCTCAAGCAGATTCACTCTCTCTTCATCACCAAAGGCCTCTCACAAAACTTCTTGAGAAGCAAGCTCCTCCTTTTTATTGCAAGCTCTCTACCACAAGACCATCTTGCCTACGTTCTTTCCCTCTTCAATCAAATCGAAGCTCCCAATACCTACCTATGGAATACCATGATCAGAGGTTTCTCTGCAAGTTCCAAACCCGAAATGTCGTCCGTTTTCTTTGCAAAAATGCGAAGAGAAGGTGTACTTCCGGACAGACACACTTACCCTCTACTTCTCAAAGCCTTTTCCAAGTCAAAAAATGGAAACCCAAATCAGATTCATGGTCAAGTTGTGAAATTTGGTTTGGACTGTGATCGTTTTGTGCAGAATTCACTGATTTCTTCTTATGCAAATGGTGGGTTCGTTGATTTTGCATGCCAGATGTTTGGTGAAATTCCTGAGAAAGATTCGATTGCTTAGACGGCGATGATTGATGGGTTTGTTAAGAACAATCGAGCTAAGGAAGGGATTGAATTTTTCATGAAGATGAGATCTGAGGGTGTAAGGGTTGATGAGGTAACTATTGTTAGTGTTCTCTGTGCTGTTAGGATGGTAGGAGATGTTTGGCTTGGGAGATGGATTCATGGGTTTTACATAGAATCAGGGAGAGTGAACTGGGATGTCTATGTTGGTAGTGCCCTTTTGGATATGTATGCCAAATGTGGTTGTTGCGATGATGCCCGCGAAGTGTTTGATGATATGTCTAAGAGAAACGTGGTTTCTTGGAGTTCTCTGATTGCAGGTTATGTGCAATGTAATAGATTTAAGGACGCTTTGTTTGTCTTTCAAGATATGCTTCTAGAGCATGTTAAGCCTAACCAAGCCACACTTACGAGTGTTCTCACCGCTTGTGCACAATTGGGAGCATTGGATCAAGGCAGATGGGTCCATTCATATATTGATAAGAATAAGGTTGAAATGAATATTACCTTGGGGACATCACTGGTAGACATGTATGCAAAGTGTGGATGTATAGATGTGGCATTTACCATTTTTGAGAAGCTACCTCATAAGGATTTGTACCCTTGGACTGCTATGATTAATGGGTTGGCAATGCATGGGCATGCCTTGAGCTCCTTGAATCTCTTCTCTCAAATGTTAATGGATGGTGTTCAACCCAATGCTGTCACCTTTATAGGTATTCTTTGTGCATGTTCTCATGGAGGTCTTGTAGATGAAGGCCACAGGCACTTCCGTTCGATGAGTCAAGTTTATGGTATTGAGCCTAATGTTGATCACTACGGTTGTCTTGTTGATCTCTTGGGCCGTGCAGGCCAGTTGGAGGAAGGATTGAAGTTTATTAAGAACATGCCAATTCAACCCAGCCCTGGTGTATGGGGAGCTCTCTTTGGTGCCTGTATGATTCATAAGGATTATGATCTAGGTGAAAGCATAGGAAAACATCTAATTGAGCTGCAGCCTGATCATTCTGGTAGGTATGCACTTCTAGCTAACTTATACTCCATATCTCACAAGTGGGATGAAGCAGCTTATGTTAGGATGCTAATGAAAGGGAAAGGGGTGGAGAAGAAACCTGGATGTAGTTGGATTGAAGTGAATGGTGAAATACATGAGTTTATAGCATTCGACGAGTTGCATTCTCGATCTAAGGATTTATACAGGATTTTAGATGACATTACCATACAAATGAAGCTTGTAGGATATGTGCCGAATACCGCACTGTTGGTACTTGAATCGATTATAGATTGA